In Fusobacterium canifelinum, a genomic segment contains:
- a CDS encoding DNA/RNA non-specific endonuclease: MLKGFNSEDISYEILEKVKENIEQQALERFLEEKSEEKNKHLPKEGMLFNSRDSIAMERILGKNDLFPISYLQIGLNISKSVCRISIRDSRGVVVGYGTGFLVAPNIILTNNHVISSYEVASNSIAEFNYQDDENFMPCPTYNFRLNPQTFFITDTKLDFTLVALNENITNQKCLKDFGYLKMSQKEGTILPEEYVSIIQHPKGGPKSVTLRENKVSGLKENFIHYLTDTEPGSSGSPVFNDQWNLVALHHSGVPNPEIKDEWIANEGILISAIVNYLAKKYSSLKENEQVIIKEIVPDIELPKENNTTSNGNDDEPLGYNPLFLGKDYEIPLPTLSKEMEKDTAKTEDGNYVLDYIHFSIVMKKSRGLAYFTAVNIDGTDEVKIKRSADNWKFDPRISRDYQYGDEVYTGNELDRGHLVRRTDPNWGKNAIKANEDTFYFTNSTPQHKNLNQKTWVELENYIFRNAVLHQFKVSVFTGPVFREDDMIYRQKYQIPAEFWKVVVMIKEDGNISATAYLQTQKNMIENLEFAYGEYKTYQVPVRNIEKLTGLDFGNLSKFDPMANIEATGIVITGPESIKF; the protein is encoded by the coding sequence ATGTTAAAAGGTTTTAATTCAGAAGATATTTCATATGAAATATTAGAAAAAGTGAAAGAAAATATTGAGCAACAAGCACTAGAAAGATTTCTAGAAGAAAAATCTGAAGAAAAAAACAAACATCTTCCAAAAGAAGGTATGTTGTTTAACTCTAGAGATTCTATTGCTATGGAAAGAATACTTGGAAAAAATGATCTTTTCCCAATCTCTTATCTCCAAATAGGTTTAAACATTAGTAAGTCTGTTTGTCGTATCTCAATAAGAGATAGTCGTGGAGTTGTTGTTGGATATGGAACTGGATTTTTAGTTGCTCCTAACATCATCCTTACAAATAATCATGTTATTAGTTCTTATGAAGTTGCTTCTAATTCAATAGCAGAATTTAATTATCAAGATGATGAAAATTTTATGCCTTGTCCAACATACAATTTTAGACTTAACCCTCAAACTTTTTTTATAACTGATACAAAATTAGATTTTACTTTAGTTGCTTTAAATGAAAATATAACAAATCAAAAGTGTTTAAAAGATTTTGGCTATTTGAAAATGAGTCAAAAAGAAGGAACCATATTACCTGAAGAATATGTTTCTATCATTCAACACCCAAAAGGAGGTCCTAAATCTGTCACTTTACGTGAAAATAAAGTTAGTGGACTTAAAGAAAACTTCATTCACTATTTAACTGATACAGAACCTGGCTCTTCTGGTTCACCTGTTTTTAACGATCAATGGAATTTGGTCGCTCTTCACCATTCTGGAGTACCTAATCCTGAAATAAAAGATGAATGGATAGCTAATGAGGGTATTTTAATTTCTGCAATAGTTAACTACCTTGCTAAAAAATACTCTTCTTTAAAAGAAAATGAACAAGTTATTATTAAAGAAATAGTACCAGATATAGAATTACCTAAAGAAAATAATACTACTTCCAACGGAAATGATGATGAGCCATTAGGATATAATCCTCTATTTTTAGGAAAAGATTATGAAATTCCTTTACCTACATTATCAAAAGAAATGGAAAAGGATACTGCTAAAACAGAAGATGGAAACTATGTTCTTGATTATATACACTTTTCTATTGTTATGAAAAAATCAAGAGGACTTGCATATTTCACAGCTGTAAATATTGATGGTACTGATGAAGTAAAAATAAAAAGAAGTGCTGATAATTGGAAATTTGATCCAAGAATTAGCCGTGATTATCAATATGGAGATGAAGTCTATACTGGTAATGAACTTGACAGAGGGCATCTTGTTAGAAGAACAGATCCAAATTGGGGTAAAAATGCAATAAAAGCTAATGAAGATACTTTCTACTTCACTAATAGTACTCCACAACATAAAAATTTAAACCAAAAGACTTGGGTTGAATTAGAAAACTATATTTTTAGAAATGCTGTTTTACATCAATTTAAAGTTTCTGTTTTCACTGGTCCTGTTTTTCGTGAAGATGATATGATATATAGGCAAAAATATCAAATTCCTGCTGAATTTTGGAAAGTTGTTGTTATGATAAAAGAAGATGGAAACATTTCAGCTACTGCATATTTACAAACACAAAAAAATATGATAGAAAATCTTGAATTTGCTTATGGAGAATATAAAACTTATCAAGTACCAGTTAGAAATATAGAAAAATTAACTGGATTAGATTTTGGAAATCTTTCTAAATTTGACCCTATGGCAAATATAGAAGCTACTGGAATAGTTATTACAGGTCCAGAAAGTATTAAATTTTAA